From Methanospirillum lacunae, one genomic window encodes:
- the argC gene encoding N-acetyl-gamma-glutamyl-phosphate reductase, which yields MKVAIIGASGYTGGELFRLLHVHPRAEIVCATSRQLAGKPVTSRHPHLTGFTDLTFTNPEISSIDVDVAFLAVPHTAAMAYAPSMVEQGIKVVDLSADYRLPKDVFEKVYGVPHTAYFPAPYGLCELHREQCKNASFVANPGCFPTGATLAAAPLAERAHTIIYDSKSGVSGMGDNASEGSHYPNVGDNFIAYKWTSHRHLAEMRQEIGFLKSGAKAYFTPHLLPVNRGILTTAHILLNEPMEQREVERLYHDYYKDEPFVRYQRPSLNSVRGSNFCDLMVEVSEERVVVVSAIDNLVKGASGQAIQNMNLMCGFSETEGLWSPAILP from the coding sequence ATGAAAGTTGCCATTATCGGCGCTTCCGGCTATACCGGGGGGGAGCTCTTCCGGCTCCTGCATGTACATCCCCGGGCCGAGATTGTCTGTGCAACCTCCCGGCAGCTGGCCGGAAAACCGGTGACCTCCCGGCACCCCCATCTCACCGGGTTTACAGATCTGACCTTTACGAACCCGGAAATCTCATCCATTGATGTGGATGTTGCCTTCCTGGCAGTACCTCATACAGCGGCAATGGCATATGCCCCTTCCATGGTTGAACAGGGGATAAAAGTCGTTGATCTCTCAGCTGACTACCGTCTTCCAAAGGATGTGTTCGAAAAGGTATATGGTGTCCCTCACACGGCATACTTCCCGGCTCCTTACGGACTCTGTGAACTGCACCGCGAACAGTGCAAAAATGCATCCTTTGTTGCAAATCCCGGGTGCTTTCCGACCGGGGCAACCCTGGCAGCAGCACCACTTGCGGAACGTGCCCACACAATCATTTATGATTCAAAATCAGGGGTCTCGGGGATGGGAGACAATGCCTCCGAAGGATCCCATTATCCAAATGTAGGAGACAATTTCATTGCGTATAAATGGACAAGTCATCGGCATCTTGCCGAGATGCGCCAGGAGATTGGATTCCTGAAGTCGGGAGCTAAGGCATACTTCACTCCCCATCTCCTCCCTGTAAACCGGGGTATCCTGACCACTGCTCATATACTTCTGAATGAGCCGATGGAGCAGAGGGAGGTGGAGCGGCTCTACCATGATTATTACAAAGACGAGCCCTTTGTCAGGTACCAGCGTCCGTCCCTGAACTCGGTACGTGGGTCAAACTTCTGCGACCTGATGGTGGAAGTATCAGAAGAGCGGGTTGTCGTTGTATCTGCAATAGACAACCTAGTGAAGGGTGCAAGTGGACAGGCAATACAGAATATGAATCTCATGTGCGGATTCAGCGAGACAGAAGGATTATGGAGTCCGGCGATTCTGCCGTAG
- a CDS encoding CBS domain-containing protein, which produces MLVKDAMTPDPVTCSVDDTVSSIGGVMRTKHIGGIPVMDGTRLAGMVTETDLLKLLMTKGPSDDLWLPSPLEVIELPIREFINWERTKEALTDIGSKKVGMIMSSPIITITPEEDIEAAADLMLKKKIDRLAVVSGETLKGIITREDIVWAISGGKGASP; this is translated from the coding sequence ATGTTAGTAAAGGATGCAATGACCCCGGACCCGGTGACCTGCAGTGTAGATGACACTGTCTCTTCAATTGGGGGAGTGATGAGGACCAAACATATCGGTGGTATTCCGGTGATGGATGGAACCCGTCTAGCGGGAATGGTGACTGAAACCGATCTGCTGAAACTTCTCATGACCAAAGGCCCGTCTGATGACCTCTGGCTTCCATCACCGCTTGAGGTGATAGAACTCCCGATCCGTGAGTTCATCAATTGGGAGCGGACCAAAGAGGCCCTCACTGATATTGGCAGTAAAAAGGTGGGAATGATCATGAGCAGCCCGATCATAACCATAACACCTGAAGAGGACATTGAGGCTGCTGCAGATCTCATGCTCAAAAAGAAGATAGACCGGCTTGCAGTAGTGAGCGGTGAAACTCTGAAAGGAATAATTACCAGGGAAGATATCGTCTGGGCGATCTCTGGTGGTAAAGGGGCGAGTCCATGA
- the argJ gene encoding bifunctional glutamate N-acetyltransferase/amino-acid acetyltransferase ArgJ, whose product MQSICAVEGVTAAGIKEGKYGLALIKAEGTAAAAFTKNIARAGPVILMQERIKHGRLAAIISNSGCANALTGQRGIDDAVEMASIAAEELSLDPREVGVASTGVISRYLNLPLIKDQCHRIAPLLERSPLAEISAAKAIMTTDLVEKHSLVRREGFTIGGICKGSGMIAPNMGTMLGYVYTDAEISASDLQVALKTAVKRSFNRVVVDGDTSTNDVVFCTATSTAGKVPLNEFTAALEECCVSLGRQIASDGEGATKLIEVIVRGARSEDEADLAARTVVGSPLVKTAIYGEDPNWGRIVAAAGRSGAEFDPEKVSCWISGSGLKAAVCERGVLTEDLKTAKASLAGREVQIELDLAAGNGKAIAWGCDLTEKYVEINGKYTT is encoded by the coding sequence ATGCAATCCATTTGTGCAGTCGAAGGTGTGACCGCAGCAGGTATCAAGGAAGGGAAGTATGGACTGGCCCTAATTAAGGCAGAGGGCACTGCAGCAGCAGCTTTTACAAAGAATATCGCCCGGGCAGGTCCGGTTATCCTGATGCAGGAGAGAATCAAGCATGGACGGCTCGCAGCAATCATTTCTAACAGCGGCTGTGCCAATGCCCTGACTGGACAGCGGGGTATTGATGATGCCGTGGAGATGGCCTCAATTGCCGCAGAAGAACTCTCTCTCGATCCACGTGAGGTAGGAGTTGCAAGCACCGGCGTAATAAGCAGATACCTGAATCTCCCTCTTATCAAGGATCAATGTCATCGGATTGCACCTCTACTTGAGCGCAGCCCTTTAGCAGAGATCAGTGCAGCAAAAGCGATCATGACAACTGATCTTGTTGAGAAGCACTCACTTGTGAGACGTGAAGGATTCACCATTGGTGGAATTTGCAAGGGTTCCGGGATGATAGCTCCCAATATGGGAACCATGCTAGGGTACGTTTATACTGATGCAGAGATCAGTGCATCAGATCTTCAGGTTGCGTTGAAGACCGCGGTAAAACGAAGTTTCAACAGGGTTGTTGTGGATGGGGATACCAGTACCAACGATGTGGTCTTCTGTACCGCAACCAGTACTGCAGGAAAAGTACCCCTGAATGAGTTTACAGCAGCACTTGAGGAGTGTTGTGTCAGCCTCGGACGACAGATAGCCAGCGATGGTGAGGGTGCGACCAAACTGATCGAGGTAATTGTCCGGGGGGCCCGCAGTGAGGATGAAGCAGACCTTGCTGCAAGAACCGTGGTTGGTTCTCCGCTGGTCAAGACAGCAATATATGGCGAAGATCCAAACTGGGGACGGATTGTCGCAGCAGCAGGACGCTCGGGTGCTGAGTTTGATCCTGAAAAGGTCTCATGCTGGATATCAGGATCAGGACTCAAAGCAGCAGTATGTGAGAGAGGAGTACTTACAGAGGATCTGAAAACTGCTAAGGCATCGCTTGCCGGACGTGAGGTCCAGATAGAACTTGATCTTGCTGCAGGAAATGGTAAGGCAATCGCATGGGGATGCGATCTGACCGAGAAATATGTCGAGATAAACGGAAAGTACACAACATGA
- the argB gene encoding acetylglutamate kinase: MKREDVLMEALPYIRKFHGRTMVIKLGGHAMVEGEILDTVVSDVVLLQLVGIKVVLVHGGGPEITEKMKALGKEPKFVGGLRITDDETLEVAQMVLVGKINTNIVSLISKAGGKAIGISGNDANLIIARKMERQRVRVNNKEEEVDLGHVGEIETINPDILNTLLDNGYVPVIAPLAIDRSGNDLNINADTAAGEIAIALKAYKFISMTDVDGIMDKERTKVFRQVTKSDAEHLITTGVVSEGMIPKVQAVLHAIQDGVPYSHIINGNISHNLILELFTSEGVGTMITMKEVGL, encoded by the coding sequence ATGAAACGCGAAGACGTCCTCATGGAGGCCCTCCCCTATATACGCAAGTTTCACGGCAGAACCATGGTTATCAAACTTGGTGGTCATGCCATGGTTGAGGGGGAGATTCTTGATACCGTAGTCAGTGATGTAGTTCTTCTTCAGCTGGTCGGGATCAAAGTCGTCCTGGTTCATGGCGGAGGTCCTGAAATCACCGAGAAGATGAAGGCTCTTGGAAAAGAGCCAAAGTTCGTAGGAGGTCTCAGGATTACTGATGATGAAACTCTGGAAGTAGCCCAGATGGTTCTTGTCGGCAAGATCAACACAAATATTGTATCCCTGATTTCAAAGGCTGGAGGAAAAGCAATTGGGATCTCAGGTAATGATGCGAATTTGATTATTGCACGTAAGATGGAAAGGCAGCGTGTCCGGGTAAACAACAAAGAAGAGGAGGTCGATCTTGGCCATGTGGGAGAGATTGAGACGATCAATCCTGATATCCTGAATACCCTGCTGGATAATGGATACGTTCCGGTCATTGCTCCTCTTGCAATTGATCGTTCTGGTAATGATCTGAATATCAATGCAGACACGGCAGCAGGGGAGATCGCAATTGCGCTCAAAGCCTACAAATTCATCAGTATGACTGATGTTGACGGGATCATGGACAAGGAGCGAACCAAGGTCTTCCGCCAGGTTACCAAATCAGATGCAGAACACCTGATAACAACCGGTGTTGTATCAGAAGGAATGATCCCCAAGGTTCAGGCTGTCCTTCATGCGATCCAGGATGGTGTACCATACTCTCATATCATCAATGGGAATATCAGCCACAACCTGATTCTTGAACTCTTCACTTCAGAAGGTGTCGGAACCATGATCACCATGAAAGAGGTCGGCCTCTGA
- a CDS encoding cytochrome c biogenesis CcdA family protein yields the protein MSIRQSCQHYDRVLASVLAGLLFVLILCTGPASAGVFLKNGSDVIGDHPADTILSDPNTTPGDYSATFFYNTHCGACHLAMTYLNEYSAAHPGVVITSYDLFNSSENKVLFEQYKAEYHRQYVSVPSVFIGNAGLEGESAIRENFDSLVTWYGQNKKTGLSDPNSTNVPVKKGTWNVISIPLVLIAGLVDGINPCASAVLVFLLALLMTIRQKQRLLLAGIVFTCAVYLMYFISGTGIYSLPAIAGILRGYTLIAGILAVVIGLLWIREGIISSRVAETPDQGSSGLLCEKLHTMTIPIAFGLGLLTGVLELSCTGGIYLAIQDMISFRVDIVQGLVYLFLYNLAFIVPLLLITLLFYWWIPTEETEGGCGRNPGRFTIFAGMLLLVFAFLIMSGLY from the coding sequence ATGAGTATAAGGCAGTCTTGTCAGCACTATGACAGGGTTCTTGCCTCTGTGCTGGCCGGCCTGCTTTTTGTGCTGATACTCTGTACAGGACCCGCATCAGCAGGGGTCTTCCTCAAAAACGGAAGCGATGTAATCGGTGATCATCCTGCAGATACGATCCTCTCTGATCCAAACACCACACCAGGAGATTACTCTGCAACCTTTTTTTATAACACACACTGTGGTGCCTGTCATCTTGCGATGACCTATCTCAACGAATACAGCGCTGCCCATCCGGGAGTTGTGATCACCTCCTATGATCTCTTCAACAGTAGTGAAAACAAGGTCCTGTTCGAACAATATAAAGCAGAATATCACCGCCAGTATGTCTCGGTTCCTTCAGTCTTCATCGGGAATGCAGGCCTTGAGGGAGAGTCAGCAATCAGAGAGAATTTTGATTCACTCGTAACCTGGTATGGGCAGAATAAAAAAACCGGTTTATCTGACCCGAATTCGACGAATGTTCCAGTAAAAAAAGGAACCTGGAATGTTATCAGTATCCCCCTGGTTCTCATTGCCGGGTTGGTTGACGGAATAAATCCCTGTGCATCTGCAGTGCTTGTGTTCCTGCTCGCTCTTCTGATGACAATCAGACAGAAACAGCGGTTACTTCTGGCCGGTATTGTGTTCACGTGTGCAGTCTACTTGATGTACTTCATATCAGGAACTGGGATATACAGCCTGCCTGCTATCGCCGGTATTCTCCGGGGTTACACTCTTATAGCCGGGATACTTGCAGTGGTAATCGGACTCCTGTGGATCAGGGAAGGTATAATCTCTTCAAGAGTTGCCGAAACACCTGATCAGGGATCTTCCGGACTGCTCTGTGAGAAATTGCACACAATGACTATCCCAATTGCTTTCGGTCTTGGTCTACTCACCGGTGTCCTTGAACTCTCATGCACTGGTGGAATTTACCTGGCAATTCAGGATATGATTTCTTTCAGGGTGGACATTGTCCAGGGTCTTGTGTATCTGTTCCTGTACAATCTCGCCTTTATTGTACCACTCCTGTTGATAACACTGCTCTTCTATTGGTGGATTCCGACTGAAGAAACCGAAGGAGGATGTGGCAGGAACCCGGGAAGGTTTACAATATTTGCCGGAATGTTACTGCTGGTCTTTGCATTTCTAATTATGTCTGGCCTGTATTGA
- a CDS encoding chorismate mutase codes for MTRRPYFCQADICTQNMSLDKLRGEIEAVDLEIIKLIKARMDIAIKIAEEKAAVGAPTRDPERVEVVLNQVARQAGLSGIDPGPIRDIFSTLIRMSESLQDKKRGSE; via the coding sequence ATGACCCGACGCCCTTATTTCTGCCAGGCAGATATCTGTACTCAGAATATGTCACTGGATAAGCTCAGGGGTGAGATAGAAGCTGTTGATCTTGAGATCATAAAGCTGATTAAAGCGCGGATGGATATCGCAATTAAAATCGCAGAGGAAAAGGCGGCTGTCGGTGCTCCCACCCGGGATCCTGAACGCGTGGAAGTGGTCCTGAACCAGGTTGCCAGGCAGGCTGGATTATCAGGTATTGATCCCGGTCCAATAAGGGATATCTTTTCAACGCTTATCAGGATGAGCGAGAGTCTCCAGGACAAAAAGAGGGGAAGTGAATAG
- a CDS encoding zinc metalloprotease has protein sequence MHIWEQIPQRERRDLLIAWLALSAAFTVAMIGTSRLIPTLILEMFLISMITAGVAFIVHEMAHKFTAMRYGYWAEFQMNPTMLVVAVAVAALAKVVFAAPGATMIYGSQISEGENGKISLAGPLSNLLLLIPFFLLLIAGINIGIFEVALVGIMGIRINAMIAAFNLLPLGPLDGAKILPWNTPVYIAMVLIAFAILFSALNYNLAGPFF, from the coding sequence ATGCATATCTGGGAACAAATACCGCAGCGAGAGAGACGAGATCTCCTGATCGCCTGGCTTGCACTTTCTGCGGCGTTCACCGTGGCTATGATCGGGACGAGCAGACTCATACCAACTCTGATCCTTGAAATGTTCCTGATCTCAATGATCACTGCGGGAGTGGCGTTTATCGTCCACGAGATGGCTCACAAATTCACTGCAATGCGGTATGGATACTGGGCAGAGTTTCAGATGAACCCTACCATGCTTGTGGTTGCAGTCGCGGTAGCAGCTCTTGCAAAAGTAGTATTTGCTGCACCCGGGGCAACCATGATCTACGGTTCTCAAATATCAGAGGGGGAGAATGGAAAGATTTCACTAGCAGGACCGCTGAGCAACCTGCTTCTTCTCATCCCGTTTTTCCTCCTCCTGATTGCCGGAATCAATATTGGCATATTCGAAGTTGCTCTTGTAGGCATTATGGGAATAAGGATCAACGCAATGATCGCGGCATTCAACCTCCTTCCTCTTGGTCCACTGGATGGAGCAAAAATCCTGCCCTGGAACACCCCTGTTTACATTGCGATGGTGCTCATAGCGTTTGCAATTCTCTTTTCAGCCCTGAATTATAATCTTGCAGGACCTTTCTTCTAG
- a CDS encoding flavodoxin family protein — MKVVAFSASPRKKGNSELMIRVVFGVLEEEGIETELVRIGCNPLQGCKACNQCYENQDKECIIGLDSFNEFVQKMIEADGIILASPMYFADVTAEMKAFIDRCGMIGKANGDLFQRKVGVAVVSMRRGGGIHAFDTINHFFLTSQMIIPGSSYWNVGLGGGPGEVEDDEEGLAAMELLGHNMAWLLKKIHS; from the coding sequence ATGAAAGTGGTGGCCTTCTCCGCAAGTCCCAGGAAGAAAGGAAACAGTGAGCTCATGATTAGAGTTGTTTTTGGTGTTCTTGAGGAAGAAGGGATAGAGACAGAACTGGTCAGGATTGGGTGCAACCCTCTCCAGGGATGCAAAGCCTGTAACCAGTGCTATGAAAATCAGGATAAGGAGTGCATCATCGGACTAGATTCTTTCAACGAGTTTGTGCAAAAGATGATTGAAGCAGATGGCATTATCCTCGCCTCCCCTATGTACTTCGCAGATGTAACTGCTGAAATGAAAGCGTTTATTGATCGCTGTGGAATGATTGGGAAGGCAAACGGTGACCTCTTTCAGCGTAAGGTCGGGGTAGCAGTAGTATCTATGCGAAGGGGAGGAGGCATCCATGCCTTTGATACCATTAACCACTTCTTTCTGACATCTCAAATGATCATTCCCGGGTCCAGTTACTGGAATGTGGGTCTTGGTGGCGGACCAGGTGAGGTTGAGGATGATGAAGAAGGACTTGCAGCAATGGAACTGCTGGGTCATAACATGGCATGGCTCTTGAAAAAGATACACTCATAA
- a CDS encoding chemotaxis protein CheW yields the protein MDTTVQLHRLLLFSLGEGTYAADVSYIREIVQDQQKIPLPNAPDYIPGVFNLRSDVVKVIDIRRIIPLSGEGTKKKIIVFVPENDSSTRFGMVVDEVYGIMEIPSDCVSLLDRTNTGIQNNFMIGFFTFSLTGFLNQSSRKYATGSDEVVWIDFEDMIQTIIDEEKAQNIVFRLTALFNPQYLFSDNWRSIQNK from the coding sequence ATGGATACAACTGTACAGTTACACAGGCTGCTTCTTTTCTCCCTCGGGGAAGGAACCTACGCGGCAGACGTCTCGTACATCAGAGAAATAGTGCAGGATCAACAGAAGATTCCTCTTCCCAATGCCCCGGATTATATTCCGGGAGTCTTCAATCTGCGAAGTGATGTTGTCAAAGTGATAGATATCAGACGCATCATCCCGTTATCCGGGGAAGGGACAAAGAAGAAGATCATTGTATTTGTGCCTGAAAACGACTCCTCAACACGATTCGGTATGGTCGTGGATGAAGTCTATGGGATTATGGAGATCCCTTCAGACTGTGTCTCTCTTCTTGACCGGACAAATACAGGCATCCAGAATAATTTCATGATCGGCTTCTTTACGTTCTCACTAACCGGGTTCCTCAACCAGTCAAGCAGAAAATATGCAACTGGAAGTGATGAAGTTGTCTGGATAGATTTTGAGGATATGATCCAGACCATCATTGACGAAGAAAAAGCTCAGAATATCGTTTTCCGTCTGACTGCTCTCTTCAATCCCCAGTACCTCTTCTCTGACAACTGGAGATCCATACAGAATAAATAA
- a CDS encoding chemotaxis protein CheW: MQVEEFLTLVEIQLGRDHYLIDSNIIDKFIVPLPTVEVYDAPPYIDGMVEWKQEMIPAINVAPLLGMEKAAESNRRRTMIIPAGKVMGTPMAVSVDEVSMIRKVEFREVMPVDISACHGIEDYVKGIIRVVEESVGGTEQMVLLYLNLEKMMRELLKGKVARPTPGFYVWRWDSAISSQSG, encoded by the coding sequence ATGCAGGTGGAGGAATTCCTTACCCTTGTGGAGATACAACTTGGAAGAGATCATTACCTCATAGACAGCAACATTATCGATAAGTTCATTGTTCCACTCCCAACAGTCGAGGTGTATGATGCCCCCCCGTATATTGACGGTATGGTCGAATGGAAACAGGAAATGATCCCTGCTATTAATGTTGCACCACTTCTTGGGATGGAAAAGGCAGCAGAATCCAATCGCAGGCGAACTATGATCATTCCGGCAGGAAAGGTGATGGGGACTCCCATGGCTGTTTCTGTAGATGAGGTTTCCATGATCAGAAAAGTGGAATTCAGGGAGGTTATGCCTGTGGACATATCTGCCTGTCATGGGATTGAAGACTACGTGAAAGGGATAATACGAGTTGTGGAAGAATCTGTGGGCGGCACTGAACAGATGGTTCTTCTGTACCTGAACCTGGAGAAGATGATGCGTGAACTTCTCAAGGGAAAAGTTGCTCGCCCGACACCAGGGTTCTATGTATGGCGATGGGATAGTGCAATAAGTTCTCAATCAGGATAA
- the hisD gene encoding histidinol dehydrogenase, producing the protein MWTALTLDTWLSRQQATLTDVSGAVQNIIDEVAGRGDEALFDLCERFDKIRLDHLRVSEDEIDEAYESVDPEIVEALTEAFSRIWTFHELQRQKDLWFSGTEDGITLGVKTTPLERIGMYVPGGRAAYPSTVLMCAVPAQVAGVSEIICCTPPPANPLTLVAADVAGVTDIYTVGGAQAIAAMALGTDTIRPVQKIVGPGNAYVTAAKMMLRGRVEIDFPAGPSEIAIIADHTARPDFVAADILAQSEHDPQAASVLITTDPGLPEQVGDWIERLVEEAPRHEIIRQALGQSGYLIVDTIADAIASSDKIAPEHLSIQVQDPLPVLQKVRNAGSIFVGQYAPVACGDYASGTNHVLPTAGNAKLYSGLNVSHFTKTSTVQIISREGIDAIGDVVERLATAEGLHAHAISSRIRREI; encoded by the coding sequence GTGTGGACCGCTCTCACGCTTGATACCTGGCTCTCCCGTCAGCAGGCAACACTGACGGATGTCTCAGGCGCTGTTCAGAATATCATTGATGAGGTAGCAGGGAGGGGGGATGAGGCCCTTTTCGATCTGTGTGAGCGGTTTGACAAGATCAGGCTGGATCACCTCAGGGTTAGTGAAGATGAGATAGATGAGGCATACGAATCGGTAGATCCTGAGATCGTCGAAGCACTGACTGAAGCATTTTCACGGATATGGACCTTTCACGAACTGCAAAGGCAGAAAGATCTCTGGTTTTCCGGAACTGAAGATGGCATTACACTCGGGGTCAAAACTACTCCGCTAGAACGGATCGGGATGTATGTTCCCGGGGGTCGCGCGGCATACCCCTCAACTGTGTTGATGTGTGCAGTGCCGGCCCAGGTAGCGGGAGTGAGTGAGATCATCTGTTGTACTCCCCCTCCTGCAAACCCGCTGACCCTTGTTGCCGCTGACGTTGCAGGGGTGACAGATATTTATACAGTAGGAGGGGCGCAGGCTATTGCTGCGATGGCTCTTGGAACCGATACGATTAGGCCGGTCCAGAAGATCGTAGGTCCTGGTAATGCGTATGTTACCGCAGCAAAGATGATGCTCAGGGGAAGAGTTGAGATTGACTTTCCTGCCGGGCCGTCAGAGATCGCGATCATCGCTGATCATACCGCTCGTCCGGATTTTGTTGCGGCAGATATCCTTGCCCAGTCTGAGCATGATCCCCAGGCTGCCTCTGTACTAATCACTACAGATCCCGGTCTTCCTGAACAGGTCGGAGACTGGATCGAACGTCTCGTAGAAGAAGCCCCAAGACATGAGATCATCAGGCAGGCACTTGGCCAGTCAGGATATCTGATTGTGGATACTATTGCTGATGCGATAGCGTCATCAGACAAAATAGCACCAGAACATCTCTCAATCCAGGTACAGGATCCTCTTCCAGTTCTGCAGAAAGTAAGGAATGCCGGTTCAATATTTGTCGGCCAGTATGCTCCTGTTGCCTGTGGTGATTATGCTTCAGGCACAAATCACGTTCTTCCCACGGCAGGAAATGCCAAACTCTATTCCGGGCTTAATGTGTCACATTTTACCAAGACATCAACGGTCCAGATCATCTCACGTGAAGGCATAGATGCCATTGGTGATGTTGTTGAAAGACTGGCAACTGCTGAAGGATTGCATGCTCACGCAATATCATCCCGCATCAGAAGAGAGATTTGA
- the brxD gene encoding BREX system ATP-binding protein BrxD, whose protein sequence is MQAPDISDASVLESIGIINALRRGTVPAQGLGRFAVGLSTEEQVIGDQMDLVSKGGADIKFIRGEYGSGKTFLIARALEIARKKGFVTAHVAISPVAPLHRLRSLYAQIATSLHAGGEQQAFRSIIDAWLYGIEQRVSAREGSSIPAERLEELTLQEVEYALDDISLLNAPIAAVIRTYYLANNAADFRTSQAAIGWLCGDPNIGRDLRQKAGIRGDIGDSSIFPLLEALPVFVTGAGYQGCVVAIDELEITQTFPRNLRERGFQNLVRIIDAIDGGLLPRWYLICAGTPMLYDGPRGMRPVTPLYDRIGQTPKEGEFPNPRQPQILLKPFSPDRLEEVAHRIAGVYEEAYGEVDRSRISHRFIRTMVNRVSTAFGGRIDIIPRVFLKEFIDILDKCDLYPDYDPMSVYQTDPFDLQEILTDEEKAVMQIRF, encoded by the coding sequence ATGCAGGCCCCTGACATCTCTGACGCATCGGTCCTTGAGAGCATCGGGATTATCAATGCACTCAGGCGTGGGACAGTTCCTGCCCAGGGACTTGGAAGGTTCGCAGTTGGCCTTTCCACTGAGGAGCAGGTGATCGGGGATCAGATGGATCTTGTCTCAAAAGGTGGGGCAGATATCAAGTTCATCAGAGGGGAGTACGGAAGCGGAAAGACATTTCTCATAGCACGGGCCCTCGAGATTGCACGAAAAAAAGGATTTGTAACTGCCCATGTGGCAATATCTCCGGTTGCTCCTCTTCACCGCCTTCGATCCCTGTATGCGCAGATAGCAACATCTCTTCATGCAGGAGGTGAACAGCAGGCGTTCAGATCGATCATTGATGCCTGGCTGTATGGGATAGAACAGCGGGTCAGTGCACGAGAGGGGTCATCGATTCCAGCTGAACGTCTTGAAGAACTCACCCTCCAGGAGGTCGAGTATGCTCTTGATGACATCAGTTTGCTCAATGCTCCTATTGCTGCTGTTATCAGAACATATTATCTTGCAAACAACGCAGCAGACTTCAGGACTTCTCAGGCAGCCATTGGATGGCTCTGCGGGGATCCAAATATCGGGAGAGACCTGAGGCAAAAGGCAGGAATCAGAGGCGATATCGGTGACTCATCAATATTCCCTCTGCTTGAAGCACTCCCGGTGTTCGTAACCGGGGCCGGATACCAGGGGTGCGTGGTCGCCATAGATGAACTTGAGATAACCCAGACCTTCCCACGAAATCTTCGGGAGCGGGGATTTCAGAACCTGGTCAGAATAATCGATGCAATTGACGGAGGTTTGCTTCCCCGCTGGTATCTTATCTGTGCAGGAACACCCATGCTGTATGACGGACCTCGTGGAATGAGGCCGGTTACTCCCCTGTACGATCGAATAGGCCAGACACCAAAGGAAGGAGAGTTTCCAAACCCAAGACAGCCACAAATTCTGCTCAAACCATTCAGTCCTGACCGGCTTGAAGAGGTCGCCCACCGAATAGCCGGAGTATACGAAGAAGCATACGGCGAGGTTGACAGAAGCCGGATATCACACAGGTTTATCAGAACAATGGTAAACCGGGTGAGCACGGCATTTGGCGGAAGGATCGATATCATCCCGCGGGTTTTTCTCAAGGAGTTCATCGATATTCTCGATAAATGTGACCTGTACCCTGATTATGATCCGATGTCAGTGTACCAGACAGATCCATTCGACCTTCAGGAAATCCTCACAGACGAAGAAAAAGCGGTAATGCAGATCAGATTCTGA